TAATCCAAATAATTCCGAACAAGTTGAAGTGCTAATTACCATTTTAAAAACAACACCGATAAAATCATCAACTGTAGCCAAGTTGACTTCTCATGGTATTACAGGTTTAAGCTACATAAATCTTAGTTTTGGTGATAGCGAAGCAGAACCACTTAAAGCTAATAATGAATATGAGTATCCGGTTATAAAAACTATCCCATCACTGTTTAATCAGATTGAATCGTCATTTGGAAGTTTCTCTGACAATTTATCAACAACATTAATGAGAACTAAGGAGTTGCTCGATGATGAAAATCAGATTCAAATAGCACTTTTACTAAAAAACAGTGCTCTGTTTATGGATAAAATGAATTACATGTTAGACGACAAAACAATAAATGATTTTAAATTAGCTATGAAAAACCTTAGCAGCAGTACAAAAAAAATTGATGATATGATGCCACGCATAGATATGTTTTTACAAAATAGTGTAGAATGGGAAAATAAAATATCAAACTCTTTTGGTTCAATAACCAATAGTTATATTGGAATTAAAGATTCAATGGATGTTTTTAAAGAAGCAGTTGCGAGTGGTGATTTTAATTTTAAAGAGATTACAAGTGATCTTATTCCAACTATGAACAACACTTTTTTATCTATGCAACAGCTTGTTATAAAAATTGAAGAAGCTATTAACAGATATGAAAGAAGTCCTGGCGACATGATATTTACTCAAGAAAAAATAAAAAAAGGACCAGGTGAGGATTAACACATGAAACTAATTTTTATAATTGCAAGTTTGCTTTTGCTCTCAGGCTGTACTACAACTAAACCATCTATTACAGAGTACAGATTAGTTAGTAAAAACATGAGTAAAAACACTAAAGCAGCGTATAGTTGCTCGGATAAATCATTAAAGGTATCACAAGCGTTTAGTCCTAGTATGCTGATGTCTTTAAAAATGCATTATGCGCAAGATGAAAATAAAATCTTTTTCTACTCTGAATCTGAGTGGAGTGAAACACCAAACAATGCGATTACTTTACAAATATATGAAAAAGTTAGGAGTAGTAATCTTTTTGAAAATGTTCAAATATCAAAATCAAGAAGTAACGGTGAGTTGATTTTGGAAACAAATATAGAAGATTTTATGCAGTACTACACAGCAGACTTAAAAAAATCATATGCCAATGTTGTAATAAGTTTAACACTTATTGATTCTAAAACTAGAGAAGTGATTTCAGCTAAAACATTTGAGTCCAAAGTTTACTCAACAACGCTTAATGCAGATGGCGGAGTTGAAGCTTTGAGCAATGCATTAGAAAAAGTTTTACAACAATCTTTAGAGTGGCTTAATGGAGCATGTACGTGATAACAGAGAATGAATACAAAAAAAGAAGAGATACGTTAGCTAAAAAACTTTACAGTGGTTCGGTTGGTGTTATGTTTAGTGCTACATGTAAGAGCAGATCAAATGACACAGAGTATCCATATAGACAAAATAGTGACTTTTATTATCTTACAGGTTTTAAAGAAGATAACGCAACCTTAGTTTTTGTCAAAGAAAAAAATAGTGTTAAAACTGTGTTGTTTCTACAAAAAAAAGATGAACAGTTAGAGCTTTGGAGTGGGAAAAGGTTAGGGGTTAAAGAGGCGAAAAAAAGATTCTTGGTTGATGAAATATATACCACTGATGACTTTAAAAAGAGTATAAAAGAGTATCTAGCAAATAAAAAATATTTATATTCTGATCTAGATTCTAAAGACAAAAGGGTAAAAAAGGTTTTGAAGATGGCAAAAAGTATTAAAACTTTTGCCAATATAGTTTTACATGTACAAAAGATGAGACTAATAAAGTCTGCTTCTGAAATAGATATAATAAACAAAGCAGTAGCTATAACAACAGCGGCTCATCATCGGGCAATGCATAGCAAAAAAATAGGTAAACATGAGTTTGAACTTCAGGCAGAGATAGAGTATGAATTTAAAAAAAATGGAGCATACAGCGACGCCTATACATCTATTGTAGCATCTGGAAACAGTGCTAATACTCTTCATTACACCGATAATAATAACATTATGATTGACGGGGAGCTTGTATTAATAGATGCAGGCTGTGAGTATGAATATTATGCCAGTGACATAACTAGAACCATCCCTGCAAATGGCATGTTTACACAAGCACAAAAAGAGTTATATAGTGTAATTTTGAATACTCAGCTTAAAGTAATAGAGATGATTAAACCAGGCGTGAAGCGAAGTGATTTACAAGCTAAAGCGGAGGTACTGTTAACAAAAGGGATGGTTAAACTTGGTATTTTAAAGGGTGACTACAAAGAGCTAATTAAAAACAAAAAACACAAAAAATATTATCCGCATGGAATAGGTCATTGGATGGGCCTGGATGTTCACGATACGGCTCCTTACTTGGATGATAAAAAGAAAGAAATACCACTTAAAAAAGGTATGGTTTTAACAATAGAGCCTGGATTGTATATAGACAAAGATGATAAAAATGTGCCCAAAGAGTATCGAGGTATTGGGATTAGAATTGAAGATGACATTCTAGTTACTCAAAATGGATATAAAAACCTCTCCTACGGTATAGCAAAAACGGTAGAAGAGATAGAGAATAAGTCAAAACTGTAAAGATGAGATTCCAAATCAAGTTTGGAATGACGACAACACCGCTTTGGAATGACTACAACTACGTCACCCTGAACTTGATTCAGGGTCTAGTTGGCTAATTATACGAATAGCTCCACCCTGTAAGCTTATGTGTTTTTGCTTCATAAAAGTTGTCAGAATCAGCTAGAAAGTCCATCACGTGCATAACGGAGTAGGGTATACTTCTTTGATCTTCTGGTGATACTAAAAGGAGTGGCATTGGAGTATCCTGAGCACTCATTGAAAATCCAACAGGCATTAACTGGCTCATTACCTCTATTGGGTTTTTCATAGAGTTTTCATCTAAAAACTTATCTAAAATAGCATCTTTAACATCTTGGGGTAGCTTCTCATCTGTATTTAAAAAGATTGTAAACTGAATAGGGGTGTCTTTAAATTTACTTGGAGCAGGAGCTGCCATAATAATATACTCTACATTTTCAAGATGTTTTGAAATTTCATTAAGAGTGAAATACTTGTCCGTCTTTATAGCTTTTGCTTCCATTATTTAGACTCCTCATCTATAAGTGGTTTCCCGGTCTTCTCTTCTATCTCTTTTTGAAGCTTGGACATTTCAAATCTAACAATGTCCATAATATGTGGAGGTACGTTGTCATCTTTACTCCATAGAACTTCATCAATATTTCCACCGTAATCACGGCCAAGTTCCTCAACTTTTTTAGAGTACTCTTGCAAATCTTTGCAAACTTCTACCCTCTCATCAGCGGTATCTGTAAGTTCTATATACCAATCTTCATGACTGCCATCCGCCATTTTGATTATTGATTTAAATATTGCAGACATCTTTTATCTCTTAGTTTCATCGAATTTTTTAGTAAATGTGATTAAATCATCTTTTTTCTTTAAATCACCATTATATGTAATATCTGATACTCTAGCACTATCGTCATTTAGTATTTTAGGAACAGCATCACCATTAGCAATTACTTCCATATGTGCATCTAACTCATCTTCACTGTATGCCATTTGCATATCAGCCGCAACTACATGTGGAATCTCTTCTATTACTCTAAGTTTTTCCAGCTCCTCAGCAACACCATTACCCTCTATTGTGATGATGATTCTACCTTTTTCATCGTGCATATGATAATCACACACTTCACAATCTTTTAGACTCTGAACAACCTCTTCTAAATATTTTGGTACTGTTTGAACTACTATACTTGATACATTCATTTTGCTTCCTTTATTATTTATTGATATGTTATTTTTCTTATTTTTTCGCCGTTTTCTTGGCGAATTTTATCATATAACTTCTGATGTTTTAATTTTTCAGCGTGGCTTATAGGAGTTCTTAGTGATTTGTATTCAACTAAAACTCCATCATTATAAACACCGGAAACAATTGCTTCAACCCAGTAGTAACCGCCATCTTTACGCATGTTCTTTACAACACCGGTCCACTGTTTTTTACTTTTAATCGTCTCCCATAAATCTTTGAAAATAGCACTTGGCATATCAGGGTGCCTGACAATATTGTGAGATTTTCCTATAAGCTCTTCAAGCTTATAGCCACTAATCTTGCAAAATACGTCATTAGCATAAGTAATAAATCCATTTAAATCTGTTCTTGAAATAATAAGCTCATCTTGGGGAACTTCCGTCTCTATTAAAAATTCACTTTTGTTATAATCCATCTCTTGCTCCTGATTTATTTACACTGTATAGATTAATGATTTTGTCATTACTGGAGACTAAAAAACTATTCTCGTCTATAAACACAATATTTGATAGTGTGATTTTATTTCCGCCAAATATCCCTAACGTAGATTTAGTCGTAGTGTCAAATAGAGTTACATTGTTGTTTTCATCACTGGCATAAGCCACTCTGTTGCCACTTGGTGACAGACCAACACTGTACACTAAAAAATTTGACTGTTTATAGTATGCCAGGTTTGATTGTACATCATATATTACAACCCTTCTATCTTGACCTGCTGTAGCGATAATTTTATTTTTATAATCAACCTGAAAAACATTATCTAGATTTTGTCCCTCCAGAACTCTTATAAATTTGCCATTTTTTGTGCTGTGCATCTTTAGATTACCGCTCTCATCTGCAACTACTACTTCACTCTTCTCTTCGTTTAAACAAAAGTCAGAGAACTTAGCGCCACTTACTTGAATGGACCAGTTTTGCTTAGCAGTTGTCATATCATATGAAATAAGTTCACTACTAAGGAGTCCCAATAAAATTGTGCTTTTATTTAAAAACTTAGCTTTTGCAATAGTGAGAGCTTTTGAAAAATCAATTAAAAGCTCTGTTTTGTTGTTTTGATGAATATGGACTCTTCTGTACCCTTGTTTTGTTTGTGAAAGAATAAGTATTTTATCATCAATAATATCAACAGAAAAAACTTTAGAATCAACATCATCACCTATAAAATCTTTTATCTGCTCTAGTTTTATTTGCTTTAGAAGTTTTTTACTTTTAAAATCAAATATATCAACCGTCCCAGCATCTGTGCCACTGTAAACTTTGCCCTCTTTATATACCAAATCAACAACATTGCCACTGGAGATAAAGTGTCCAATAGGCTGTTTTATGTCTGCTCCAAACAGAGATGTCAGCAAAATACCTATAAGTATGATTTTATTCACTACCGCACCTTTATATCTATAGCATTTGTCGGACATTTACTTATACAAAATCCACAAGATGTACAATTTGAATTAATTTCAGGCATAAACATTGCCTTGAAATCTATGGCGTTGTCTAAACATGGGTCTTTGCAAGAAAAACACATAGTATGATTCCAACTAAGACATGTACTTTTATTAATAGTTACATGTATATTAATTGGCTTTTTATCTTCTACATGTAGAACTCCAAACTCACAAGCTTTTGCACACTCATCACAGTAGGTACATCCGCTCAAAGAGAAGTTTAAGTATGGAGTTCTGTCATCTGCAATTTTTATTATTTCTTCTTCACAAACAGTGGCGCATTTTGCGTCACATTTGCTACACTCATTATGAAAAAGAGATTCATCACCAAAGTAAGGCGGTCTTATAAGCTTCTCTTGCTTGTTCTTTGTATTTAAAGAAGAAACAAGAGAGCTAAAAAGCTCTCTTCTTTTGTTCATTTAATGCTCGTTTAAATAACCGGCAGCAGAATCTTTGTTTGCAATATCTGATTCAGTTACAAAGTTCTCACCATCTTTAATGGTATTTAAACCATCAGTTAGATTAGAACCACTCCATGTAGATAAGTTCGCACCATCTTTTGAGGTATACTTAGCTTCGAAAGTGTTTTCAACCGCTAAATTACCTTGAGATTGAGGAGCATGACACAGAGTACAATTAAATCTTGAACCCTGAAGTTTATCTGTTTTTTTAATCGCAACTTCATTTTTGTAGTTGTCCACTGCTTTTTTGAATACACCATCTACAACACCGTGTTTAGGTCTAAAGTCCGTAAAGTGCGATACAGGAATTGGCGTAGCGCCCATAGAACTTGCAACATCCGGCATGTGACAGCCTGTACACTGGTTATCAGATATTTTAATAGGCAACATCCCATCAGTGCCATGGGGAATCATTGGTGGAGCATCCTGAAATGCTCTTGTGATTTTAGCACTTGCGCCGGCCATCTCTGTCCTGTACTCAGTTTTTGAAGCGGCAGTGCTCTCCTCGCTGTAAATATCAGTCTTTCTAAGACCTAAAGACTCCTCAGTTACAGCTTTAACTGTTTTAGTATCACCTGCTGGAGTGGCTTTATCTGCACAACCAACTATCAGTAGTGTAGTAGCAACTAAACCAATCGTTATGTTTCTTATTGTTTTCATCTTATTCTCCCGTTGTTTTATTTTTTGCTAGTTTTCGTATTGAAAAATTAAGAGC
The sequence above is drawn from the Candidatus Sulfurimonas baltica genome and encodes:
- a CDS encoding MlaD family protein yields the protein MNNRVNYSLVGFLVLLSLAMMLGFAYWLLKPSAEDEMQKYLIYFDESVLGLNTDASVKYRGVSVGKVEKLSINPNNSEQVEVLITILKTTPIKSSTVAKLTSHGITGLSYINLSFGDSEAEPLKANNEYEYPVIKTIPSLFNQIESSFGSFSDNLSTTLMRTKELLDDENQIQIALLLKNSALFMDKMNYMLDDKTINDFKLAMKNLSSSTKKIDDMMPRIDMFLQNSVEWENKISNSFGSITNSYIGIKDSMDVFKEAVASGDFNFKEITSDLIPTMNNTFLSMQQLVIKIEEAINRYERSPGDMIFTQEKIKKGPGED
- a CDS encoding ABC-type transport auxiliary lipoprotein family protein; translated protein: MKLIFIIASLLLLSGCTTTKPSITEYRLVSKNMSKNTKAAYSCSDKSLKVSQAFSPSMLMSLKMHYAQDENKIFFYSESEWSETPNNAITLQIYEKVRSSNLFENVQISKSRSNGELILETNIEDFMQYYTADLKKSYANVVISLTLIDSKTREVISAKTFESKVYSTTLNADGGVEALSNALEKVLQQSLEWLNGACT
- a CDS encoding aminopeptidase P N-terminal domain-containing protein produces the protein MITENEYKKRRDTLAKKLYSGSVGVMFSATCKSRSNDTEYPYRQNSDFYYLTGFKEDNATLVFVKEKNSVKTVLFLQKKDEQLELWSGKRLGVKEAKKRFLVDEIYTTDDFKKSIKEYLANKKYLYSDLDSKDKRVKKVLKMAKSIKTFANIVLHVQKMRLIKSASEIDIINKAVAITTAAHHRAMHSKKIGKHEFELQAEIEYEFKKNGAYSDAYTSIVASGNSANTLHYTDNNNIMIDGELVLIDAGCEYEYYASDITRTIPANGMFTQAQKELYSVILNTQLKVIEMIKPGVKRSDLQAKAEVLLTKGMVKLGILKGDYKELIKNKKHKKYYPHGIGHWMGLDVHDTAPYLDDKKKEIPLKKGMVLTIEPGLYIDKDDKNVPKEYRGIGIRIEDDILVTQNGYKNLSYGIAKTVEEIENKSKL
- a CDS encoding chaperone NapD, giving the protein MNVSSIVVQTVPKYLEEVVQSLKDCEVCDYHMHDEKGRIIITIEGNGVAEELEKLRVIEEIPHVVAADMQMAYSEDELDAHMEVIANGDAVPKILNDDSARVSDITYNGDLKKKDDLITFTKKFDETKR
- a CDS encoding PAS domain-containing protein, with the protein product MDYNKSEFLIETEVPQDELIISRTDLNGFITYANDVFCKISGYKLEELIGKSHNIVRHPDMPSAIFKDLWETIKSKKQWTGVVKNMRKDGGYYWVEAIVSGVYNDGVLVEYKSLRTPISHAEKLKHQKLYDKIRQENGEKIRKITYQ
- a CDS encoding WD40 repeat domain-containing protein is translated as MNKIILIGILLTSLFGADIKQPIGHFISSGNVVDLVYKEGKVYSGTDAGTVDIFDFKSKKLLKQIKLEQIKDFIGDDVDSKVFSVDIIDDKILILSQTKQGYRRVHIHQNNKTELLIDFSKALTIAKAKFLNKSTILLGLLSSELISYDMTTAKQNWSIQVSGAKFSDFCLNEEKSEVVVADESGNLKMHSTKNGKFIRVLEGQNLDNVFQVDYKNKIIATAGQDRRVVIYDVQSNLAYYKQSNFLVYSVGLSPSGNRVAYASDENNNVTLFDTTTKSTLGIFGGNKITLSNIVFIDENSFLVSSNDKIINLYSVNKSGARDGL
- a CDS encoding ferredoxin-type protein NapF, with amino-acid sequence MNKRRELFSSLVSSLNTKNKQEKLIRPPYFGDESLFHNECSKCDAKCATVCEEEIIKIADDRTPYLNFSLSGCTYCDECAKACEFGVLHVEDKKPINIHVTINKSTCLSWNHTMCFSCKDPCLDNAIDFKAMFMPEINSNCTSCGFCISKCPTNAIDIKVR
- a CDS encoding nitrate reductase cytochrome c-type subunit, which produces MKTIRNITIGLVATTLLIVGCADKATPAGDTKTVKAVTEESLGLRKTDIYSEESTAASKTEYRTEMAGASAKITRAFQDAPPMIPHGTDGMLPIKISDNQCTGCHMPDVASSMGATPIPVSHFTDFRPKHGVVDGVFKKAVDNYKNEVAIKKTDKLQGSRFNCTLCHAPQSQGNLAVENTFEAKYTSKDGANLSTWSGSNLTDGLNTIKDGENFVTESDIANKDSAAGYLNEH